The region CATCATAGGTTTCTCATCAACGCTGTAAtgcatctttaaaatgtctgccaaagcctgtgctcgtccttgctcagcagcatacaaagcttcatCAACCTCCCCATTCTTCAAGAGTGCTCTCCACAGAGCGGTGTATGCATACCCCTTTGTttcacgaaagcttattttccatgcatcctcTGACCAAAGAAGACGCCTAActtcatcaaaataataaatgctTAGGCGATAGTAATTAAGAGCTTTGTTCAAGGAGCCAAAACATTCAAGATCAAGACCAATATTATAACATCCGATTGCCAGCCCTATTGGGTCCTCTATTTCCTTCcaaatactaagatgttgatggtggtactctatggcttgcttgaaattaccaagactttgataagcgttgccgagattgcaataggctccTCCTTCTtcagccctgtcccctacctctttcgcaatactaagatcttgacggtggtactcaatggcttgcttgaaattaccaagactttgataaaaGTTGCCCAGcttgcaataagctcttccttctccggccctgtcccctacctcttttgcaatactaagacattgacggtggtactctatggcttgcttgaaattacccagactttgataagcatcaccgagattgccataggcttctccttctccggccctgtcccctacctctttcacAATattaagatcttgatggtggtactctatggcttgcttgaaattaccaagactttcataagcattgccgagattgctataggctcttccttctccggccctgtcccctacctcttttgcaatactaagataaTGATgctggtactctatggcttccttgaaattaccaagactttgataagcattgcccagattgcaataagctcctCCTTGTCctgccctgtcccctacctctttcgcaatactaagatcttgatggtggtgctctatggcttgcttgaaattacccagactttgataagcgttgccgagattgccataagctcttccttctccggccttgtcccctacctcttttgcaatactaagatcttgatggtggtactctatggcttgcttgaaattaccaagactttcataagcgttgccgagattgctataggctcctccttctccggccctgtccccaacctctttcgcaatactaagatgttgatggtggtactctatggcctgcttgaaattaccaaggcttttataagcgttgccgagattgcaataagctcttccttctctggccctgtcccctacctcttttgcaatatgAAGATtctgatggtggtactctatggcttgcttgaaattaccaagactttcataagcattgccgagattgctataggctcctccttctccggccctatcccctacctctttcacaatactaagatcttgatggtggtactctatggcttgcttgaaattacctagactttcataagcgttgccgagattgctataggctcctccttctccggccctgtccccaacctctttcgcaatactaagatgttgatggtggtactctatggcctgcttgaaattaccaaggcttttataagcgttgccgagattgcaataagctcttccttctctggccctgtcccctacctcttttgcaatatgAAGAttttgatggtggtactctatggcttgcttgaaattaccaagactgtcataagcattgccgagattgcaataagctctttcttctccggccctgtcccctacctcttttgcaatactaagatgttgatggtggtactctatggcttgcttgaaattaccaagacttttataagcattgccgagattgccataggcttttccttctcGGGCCCTGAAACCCACTtccttaaaaatggctaatgcttCTGCGTAATTTTTTATGGCCTGATTAAAATCAGCTGTGCCCTGATAGTATCTACCAAGATTGAAGTAAGCCAAACCTACGCCTTGTCTGTCTCCCTCCTTTCTTGCAACGCTAAGCTCTTGCATATGCCGCTCCAAAACGTCCAGCTTTCTATCCACCATTGTTGATAATCAAAACCAGAAAGTTTTTCTCAGAAATCTGGGGTGCacctagaagataaatgaatgaaaacacAATAGGTTCAATGCTCTGAGtacaggatgctaaactggCAAGATTAATTGAAAAGTGAAGGAATAACTAGCTTAAGCCAGtatttcgaaagaaaaatgcctttcttcatcagggtttcccagGAAATGATTTTGGCTAATGGCGACAGTTGATACAGAATAAATATTTGGGCATTTAACAGACTAAGAgcgttttatacaataataatcacGGAACATTAAAAATAGAGATTCTATTATGTAAATGAGGGAAAAACAGCCTATAGAAAAGCGATGGCAtcccatttcatctttcttgTCGAAAGCTAATTAAAAGTTCTTAAGATATGCTTCGCTGGCAGGAAATTTGCTGCCGGTATGTAGCTGACACCAAAAAGACAGGAGGGGATGCCATTAAGAgtgtaatattcaattttctgcaattgacgtcaaactcatatttttttatttcaggtcTAAATCTATCCAATTTCGAAATTGCTTGTTTTgcatcacaattttttttgtctggataCATGGTTACTCCGTGTATTTTGATCCAGGGACTTTGAATGAGCTAATTGAACTGCTCACACGTTTCCATTGAGAAAGGCTGCTCGTCAGGACAGAATTGgacgtttttatactagagatgcACAATCCGGCCATTCAAATTATGCCTTTCCCTCCCTTTCTCCAGAAACCAAAAAAATCATTCcttgggaaaccctgatgaagaaaggcattttctttcgaaattttggcttaagatagttattcctTCATTGCTAAATTAATCTTGCTGTGCCAGCTTAGCATCCTGTAGTCAGAGCATTGAACCTATTGTGTTTTCGTATTTCTCGGCGTTGTTTAAAAAagtaggtacgcaatgcgtacatgtgggtaGCCACTTACACACCGTACTACCAATGTAGTCTTGAGTATGCTGTTCATTTTCATTTGGGTTCTAACCATTCACTATA is a window of Montipora foliosa isolate CH-2021 chromosome 5, ASM3666993v2, whole genome shotgun sequence DNA encoding:
- the LOC138002564 gene encoding tetratricopeptide repeat protein 28-like; the encoded protein is MVDRKLDVLERHMQELSVARKEGDRQGVGLAYFNLGRYYQGTADFNQAIKNYAEALAIFKEVGFRAREGKAYGNLGNAYKSLGNFKQAIDLGNFKQAIEYHHQNLHIAKEVGDRAREGRAYCNLGAYSNLGNAYESLGNFKQAIEYHHQNLHIAKEVGDRAREGRAYCNLAIEHHHQDLSIAKEVGDRAGQGGAYCNLGNAYQSLGNFKEAIEYQHHYLSIAKEVGDRAGEGRAYSNLGNAYESLGNFKQAIEYHHQDLNIVKEVGDRAGEGEAYGNLGDAYQSLGNFKQAIEYHRQCLSIAKEVGDRAGEGRAYCKLGNFYQSLGNFKQAIEYHRQDLSIAKEVGDRAEEGGAYCNLGNAYQSLGNFKQAIEYHHQHLSIWKEIEDPIGLAIGCYNIGLDLECFGSLNKALNYYRLSIYYFDEVRRLLWSEDAWKISFRETKGYAYTALWRALLKNGEVDEALYAAEQGRAQALADILKMHYSVDEKPMMKVTISLVMTDLPSQTVFTALEGNTISFWLLRHDIGINFRQKKIENGSAKSLMKSTFKQINAGTVVRCENRSLDRQHSNFSSSRKVVEETVQSLSFSVHSLQPLYDVLVSPIADLIQGDDLVFVPDGHFCLAPFSAMSDSVRIRVIPSLTALKLITMAPVDFQSKNEALLVGDPCLSEVTYGTGEPMYGQLPCAKKEVHILGELLQTVPLTGKNATKAEVLKRMKSVALIHIAAHGDDGSGEIALAPNPERTSQIPKEEDYMLSLSDVQAVRLQARLVVLSCCHSGQGEVKSEGIVGIARAFLCAGARSVLVSLWAIDDEATFMFMKSFYEHLADRKSASTALHHAMKSLQETKNYSAIKYWAPFVLIGDDVTFEFGELEHENNATMSKT